In the genome of Carnobacterium pleistocenium FTR1, one region contains:
- a CDS encoding YlbF family regulator, translating to MSTNIYDTANSLEKELRDSEEYITLVAAFNEVKKDEAASKMYHEFQEVQMKLQQKQMSGEQITEDEIAEAQQLAQTSGDNEVIKDLMESEQRLSTLIEDLNRIIMKPVQDVYQA from the coding sequence ATGAGTACAAATATCTATGATACAGCTAACAGTTTAGAAAAAGAATTAAGAGATAGCGAGGAGTACATTACATTAGTGGCCGCTTTTAATGAAGTAAAAAAAGATGAAGCAGCTAGCAAAATGTATCATGAATTCCAAGAAGTTCAAATGAAATTGCAACAAAAGCAAATGTCAGGAGAACAAATTACTGAAGATGAAATTGCTGAAGCTCAACAATTAGCGCAAACTTCTGGTGATAATGAAGTTATTAAAGATTTAATGGAATCTGAACAACGGTTAAGTACGTTGATTGAAGATTTAAATCGAATCATTATGAAACCTGTTCAAGATGTTTATCAAGCATAA
- a CDS encoding metallophosphoesterase family protein, translating into MVKFIHAADLHLDSPFIGLKGLPDFIWNAIYLSTFSALTSIVDSAIKKNVDFVCLVGDIYDNDERSVKAQAYLRNEMERLNELKIPVYLLHGNHDYIENTGLHLDMPDNVILFNEQVETKWLMTKGNEQIAITGFSYDKRWILERKINDYPEKHPQATYHIGLLHGFSEGLDSEHGNYAPFTLSELRSKKYDYWALGHIHKRHHLAENPPIIYPGNTQGRSSKESGEKGFELVNLAESGVLTEFCSTAAIQWKTIELSVKEMKNLDEVYKALKTTIEEQKNEKYSLFLSIRLIDSECLLEGVVKKIQQGEIVEALQQISKTETFVWVHKIELQMKIENHIPAIQKLFPEQWAKVQSEIEKENLFNESTNALFDFPGIEEVVETREEHYRKKIVLEAIELVRNQLGFERSDDLED; encoded by the coding sequence ATGGTTAAGTTTATTCATGCAGCTGATTTACATTTGGACAGTCCTTTTATTGGTTTAAAGGGTTTGCCTGATTTTATTTGGAATGCTATTTATTTATCTACATTTTCTGCTTTAACCAGTATTGTAGATAGTGCAATTAAAAAAAATGTAGATTTTGTTTGTCTAGTTGGAGATATTTATGATAATGATGAACGAAGTGTTAAAGCACAAGCCTATTTACGAAATGAAATGGAAAGGCTGAACGAATTAAAAATACCCGTATATCTATTGCATGGCAATCATGATTACATCGAAAATACGGGATTACATTTAGATATGCCGGATAATGTTATTTTATTTAATGAACAAGTAGAAACAAAATGGCTTATGACTAAGGGAAATGAACAAATAGCTATTACCGGCTTTAGTTATGATAAAAGATGGATTCTTGAAAGAAAAATCAATGATTATCCAGAAAAACATCCTCAAGCGACTTATCATATAGGATTACTGCATGGCTTTTCAGAAGGTCTAGATTCAGAACATGGAAATTATGCTCCGTTTACACTTTCAGAGTTAAGAAGTAAGAAGTATGATTATTGGGCTTTAGGTCATATTCATAAACGACACCATTTAGCTGAAAACCCTCCTATTATCTATCCTGGAAATACTCAAGGAAGAAGCAGTAAAGAAAGTGGAGAAAAAGGATTTGAATTAGTAAATTTAGCTGAATCAGGTGTACTAACTGAATTTTGCTCTACCGCAGCCATTCAATGGAAGACTATTGAACTCTCTGTTAAGGAAATGAAAAATTTAGATGAGGTTTATAAAGCTTTAAAAACAACTATTGAAGAACAAAAAAATGAAAAATATAGCCTTTTTCTTTCGATTCGTTTAATAGACAGCGAATGTTTGCTTGAAGGAGTTGTAAAAAAAATCCAGCAAGGTGAAATAGTAGAAGCTTTACAGCAAATTTCGAAAACAGAAACTTTCGTCTGGGTTCACAAGATAGAATTACAAATGAAAATTGAAAATCATATACCTGCTATTCAAAAGCTTTTTCCAGAACAATGGGCTAAAGTACAAAGTGAAATTGAAAAAGAAAATCTATTTAACGAATCAACTAATGCACTTTTTGATTTCCCAGGGATTGAAGAAGTTGTAGAAACACGTGAAGAACACTATCGAAAAAAAATAGTGCTAGAAGCTATAGAATTGGTTCGTAACCAACTAGGATTTGAAAGAAGTGATGATCTTGAAGATTGA
- a CDS encoding metal-dependent hydrolase, whose amino-acid sequence MKISWHGQSCVQIQTNSGVTILIDPFITGNPNSDLDPNTVEADVIFLTHAHNDHIGDTEPIAKRTGALIVANVEIASFFEKKGLKTHGMQMGGKHQFDFGEVKMTQAIHGSSYEIEGEAITLGLAAGIIFSADGQTIYHAGDTALFTDMKLIGAYKAIDVAFLPIGDNFTMGPEDATIAASYVQAKKAVPIHYNTFPLIKQNAEEFCISLPEEQGLALEIGEIFDVSNV is encoded by the coding sequence ATGAAAATTTCTTGGCACGGTCAGTCTTGCGTACAAATACAGACAAATTCAGGAGTTACTATTTTGATTGATCCTTTTATAACTGGAAATCCTAACAGTGATTTAGATCCTAATACGGTTGAAGCTGATGTGATCTTTTTGACACATGCACATAATGATCATATTGGTGATACAGAACCTATCGCAAAAAGAACAGGAGCATTAATTGTTGCAAATGTAGAAATTGCATCATTTTTTGAAAAGAAAGGTTTAAAAACTCATGGTATGCAAATGGGTGGCAAACATCAATTTGATTTTGGAGAAGTTAAAATGACTCAAGCTATTCACGGTTCTTCTTATGAAATAGAGGGAGAAGCAATCACTTTAGGACTAGCTGCGGGAATTATCTTTAGTGCGGATGGACAAACGATTTATCATGCGGGAGATACCGCTTTGTTTACTGATATGAAGTTAATTGGAGCGTATAAAGCTATAGACGTGGCCTTTTTACCTATTGGAGATAATTTCACTATGGGACCAGAAGATGCAACTATTGCTGCAAGTTATGTCCAAGCAAAGAAAGCTGTCCCAATTCATTACAATACCTTCCCGTTAATTAAACAGAATGCTGAAGAATTTTGCATAAGTTTACCTGAAGAGCAAGGACTAGCATTAGAAATAGGCGAAATATTTGATGTGTCTAATGTATAG
- the dinB gene encoding DNA polymerase IV, which translates to MDIGVVRFDEPKRDTTRKIIHIDMDAFFASVEERENPDLKGKPVIIARHPKETGGKGVVATANYEARKFGVHSAMSAQKAFELCPHGNFISGHYELYREVSAQVRAIFERYTDIIEPLSLDEAYLDVTENKKKLSSATYIAKLIQRDIWQEVHLTSSAGVSYNKFIAKLASDYHKPAGITVIPPDKALAFLRELPIEKFYGVGKKTVEKMHEAAIYTGEDLYQKNEMELIQEFKRMGYSLYRKVRGIDNSPVQVSRERKSVGRELTYGKNLTTVQETLSELRFIANKVQLSLQKNQKHGKTVVLKVRYSNFETVTKRITLPNYVKDSEEIFFHAQNLWDEIGIMDRGIRLLGITVTNLDPLAYENIILPLWDKEISY; encoded by the coding sequence ATGGACATTGGTGTAGTAAGATTTGATGAACCAAAAAGAGACACAACCAGGAAAATCATACACATTGACATGGACGCTTTTTTTGCCTCAGTCGAAGAACGAGAGAATCCAGATTTAAAAGGAAAACCTGTGATAATTGCTCGACATCCAAAAGAAACAGGTGGAAAAGGAGTTGTCGCAACAGCAAATTACGAGGCTCGTAAATTTGGTGTCCATTCTGCAATGAGCGCTCAAAAAGCATTTGAATTATGTCCGCATGGAAATTTTATTTCTGGACATTATGAGTTATATCGAGAGGTATCAGCACAAGTTCGTGCGATATTTGAGAGATATACGGATATTATTGAACCACTTTCTTTAGATGAGGCTTACCTAGATGTTACTGAGAATAAAAAAAAATTATCAAGTGCAACTTACATTGCTAAACTCATTCAAAGAGATATCTGGCAAGAAGTACATTTAACTAGTTCAGCTGGAGTATCATACAATAAATTTATTGCTAAACTTGCTTCTGATTACCATAAACCTGCTGGAATAACAGTTATTCCTCCTGATAAAGCCTTAGCTTTTCTACGGGAGCTACCCATTGAAAAATTTTATGGAGTAGGGAAAAAGACAGTTGAGAAAATGCATGAAGCAGCTATTTATACAGGGGAAGACTTGTACCAAAAAAATGAAATGGAATTGATTCAAGAATTTAAAAGAATGGGATATTCTCTTTACCGGAAAGTTAGAGGAATAGATAATTCTCCAGTTCAAGTAAGTCGTGAAAGGAAATCGGTTGGTAGAGAATTGACTTATGGCAAAAATCTGACAACAGTACAAGAAACTTTAAGCGAATTAAGATTCATCGCAAATAAAGTCCAACTATCTCTTCAAAAGAATCAAAAGCACGGAAAAACGGTCGTGTTAAAAGTACGCTATTCTAATTTTGAAACGGTGACAAAACGGATAACATTGCCTAATTATGTTAAAGATAGTGAGGAAATCTTTTTTCATGCTCAAAATCTTTGGGATGAAATTGGAATAATGGATAGAGGTATACGATTATTAGGCATTACAGTCACCAATTTGGATCCATTAGCTTACGAAAATATTATTTTGCCTTTATGGGACAAAGAGATTAGTTATTAA
- a CDS encoding metal ABC transporter permease, protein MNPVFEIQLIAVLVAVACALPGVFLVIRGMAMMADAITHTILLGIVVAFFITQDLNSPFLILGAAFVGILTVWLTELIHQTKLLDKDASIGIIFPLLFSIAIILITRYAGDVHLDTDSVLLGELAFAPFDRMILFGIDVGPQAVYSMSIILVILLLFIGFFYKELKLTSFDSLLAASLGFSPILLHYALMSLVSVTAVGAFEAVGSILVVAFMVGPPVSAYLLTNRLSYMLGISAALGAFNSLIGFQLSMYFDVSIAGMIAVVTGLTFAIIFVFSPKNGFINELHRKKRQQKILKKALKNHLN, encoded by the coding sequence ATGAACCCTGTTTTTGAAATACAGCTCATTGCCGTTTTAGTTGCTGTTGCGTGTGCATTGCCAGGTGTCTTCCTAGTAATACGTGGGATGGCTATGATGGCAGATGCCATCACTCATACGATTTTATTGGGCATTGTTGTAGCTTTCTTCATTACCCAAGATTTAAATTCGCCGTTTCTGATTTTAGGTGCTGCATTTGTAGGGATTCTTACAGTTTGGTTGACTGAATTGATCCATCAAACAAAATTGTTAGATAAAGATGCTTCTATTGGAATTATTTTCCCATTGTTGTTTAGTATAGCCATTATTTTGATAACCCGCTATGCTGGGGATGTCCATTTAGATACAGATTCAGTGTTATTGGGGGAACTAGCTTTTGCTCCTTTCGACCGAATGATTTTATTTGGAATTGATGTTGGCCCACAAGCAGTGTATTCAATGTCTATTATACTCGTTATACTGCTACTGTTTATTGGTTTTTTCTATAAAGAACTTAAACTGACCTCATTTGACTCTTTGTTAGCAGCATCATTAGGTTTTTCACCAATTTTACTGCATTATGCATTGATGTCTTTAGTATCAGTTACAGCGGTAGGGGCTTTTGAAGCAGTTGGATCAATACTAGTAGTAGCCTTTATGGTGGGACCTCCAGTTTCAGCGTATCTTTTGACAAATCGATTAAGTTACATGTTAGGAATTAGTGCTGCTTTAGGAGCGTTTAATAGCTTAATCGGTTTTCAATTATCTATGTACTTTGATGTCTCTATCGCGGGTATGATTGCAGTTGTCACTGGTTTAACATTTGCAATAATTTTTGTGTTTTCTCCCAAGAATGGCTTTATTAATGAACTGCATCGTAAAAAAAGACAGCAGAAAATATTGAAAAAAGCATTGAAAAATCATTTAAACTAA
- a CDS encoding hemolysin family protein, translated as MSITTGIIVFFIILFLASLFVMSEFVLVRIRPSRLDYLIENGDKRAILLKKMTQKLDTYLSATQLGVTITSLAIGWLGDPTFGRLFDLMFSSFSIPSSASTIASIILSFTILTSLQVIIGELVPKNIAINKTEQIGLFIAKPLQAWYRIMYPLVYLLNRVANSISRRIGMKNISEPEEGVSEEELRIIMGESLKSGEINRDEYQFVENVFAFDDRMSREIMVPRTEMVTVSTSMTLREIAQLVSKERFTRYPVIKDGDKDIVLGIINTKEIFAVYVDAVEAKLSETFSFAEYIRPIISVIETIPIKELLVKMQKERNQIAVLVDEYGGTSGIISMEDIVEEIVGDISDDYEVVGEPEIKKIGDHHYRVSARMLIDDVNDIFGLSIEEEDVDTIGGWMMNQKYDISIGEELTFNNHIFIVIKAGNGTLEVIDILKKTPQVAMNEIN; from the coding sequence TTGTCAATTACAACTGGAATCATTGTATTCTTTATTATTTTATTTCTCGCATCACTATTCGTAATGTCGGAATTTGTACTAGTCCGTATTCGTCCGTCAAGATTGGATTACTTAATTGAAAATGGCGATAAACGAGCTATTCTATTAAAAAAAATGACACAAAAATTAGATACTTATCTCTCAGCTACCCAACTGGGTGTGACGATAACTTCATTAGCAATTGGTTGGTTAGGAGATCCTACTTTTGGTCGCTTATTCGATCTTATGTTTTCATCTTTTTCTATTCCATCTTCTGCTTCAACAATTGCTTCCATTATTTTATCTTTTACCATTCTAACTTCTCTTCAAGTTATTATTGGAGAACTGGTACCTAAAAATATTGCAATTAATAAGACAGAACAAATTGGGCTCTTTATTGCCAAGCCTTTACAGGCATGGTACCGTATCATGTATCCTTTAGTATATTTATTGAATCGTGTCGCAAATAGTATTTCACGTCGAATTGGTATGAAAAACATCAGCGAGCCTGAAGAAGGTGTTTCTGAAGAAGAGCTTCGCATAATTATGGGAGAAAGTCTAAAAAGTGGCGAAATTAATCGTGATGAATATCAATTTGTAGAAAACGTATTTGCATTTGACGATCGAATGAGTCGTGAAATCATGGTACCTCGTACGGAAATGGTAACCGTATCAACATCAATGACTCTAAGAGAAATAGCTCAATTAGTTAGTAAAGAACGCTTTACCCGTTATCCGGTAATCAAAGATGGCGACAAAGATATTGTATTAGGGATCATAAATACAAAAGAAATTTTTGCTGTCTATGTGGACGCTGTCGAAGCAAAATTGTCTGAGACGTTTAGCTTTGCAGAGTACATTAGACCCATTATTTCTGTTATTGAGACCATTCCTATTAAAGAACTTCTAGTTAAAATGCAAAAAGAACGGAATCAAATCGCCGTTCTTGTTGATGAATACGGTGGAACCAGCGGTATTATTTCAATGGAAGATATTGTTGAAGAAATTGTTGGCGATATTAGTGATGACTATGAAGTTGTCGGTGAGCCAGAAATCAAAAAAATTGGCGACCATCATTATCGTGTGAGTGCAAGAATGTTGATTGATGATGTAAATGATATTTTTGGTCTTTCTATTGAAGAAGAAGATGTCGATACCATCGGTGGCTGGATGATGAATCAAAAATATGATATTTCTATCGGCGAAGAACTAACCTTTAATAATCATATTTTTATAGTTATCAAAGCTGGTAATGGAACACTTGAAGTCATTGATATCTTAAAGAAAACTCCGCAAGTCGCTATGAATGAAATAAATTAA
- a CDS encoding DHH family phosphoesterase, whose product MRLYNQIFEAIKESETVIIHRHKNPDPDALGSQGGLAEILKASFPTKKVLKAGGPVGDLNYLTEMDDVPDEAYQEALVIVTDTANTPRISDERYSQGKILIKMDHHPNDDDYGDITVVNTKASSSSEIIADFCFHYKNELIMTTKAAELLYAGIVGDTGRFLYPATTSKTMRIVADLMEFPFKPDEINRKMTAMSRKVAQLSGYVLQNIDIHASGVGKVILTKAIMEQFGVKDAETSAIVSLPSTLEEVVLWGIFVEQPDGRFRCRLRSKGPIINEVAKKHDGGGHPLASGANAKDLLEVNQIIQQLIQVAEQS is encoded by the coding sequence ATAAGACTATATAATCAAATATTTGAAGCAATTAAAGAATCGGAAACGGTTATTATTCATAGACATAAAAATCCCGATCCAGATGCTCTTGGATCTCAAGGGGGACTGGCAGAAATATTAAAAGCTAGTTTTCCAACTAAAAAAGTGTTAAAAGCAGGTGGTCCAGTAGGTGATTTGAATTATTTAACTGAAATGGATGACGTTCCAGATGAAGCTTATCAGGAAGCTTTAGTTATTGTGACGGATACTGCAAATACACCGCGTATCAGTGATGAAAGATACAGCCAAGGTAAAATTTTAATCAAAATGGATCACCATCCTAATGATGATGATTATGGAGATATTACTGTAGTGAATACGAAAGCCAGTAGCTCAAGTGAAATTATTGCAGATTTTTGTTTTCATTATAAAAATGAATTAATAATGACGACTAAAGCTGCTGAGTTATTGTATGCGGGTATTGTCGGAGATACTGGCCGATTTTTATATCCAGCTACCACATCTAAAACGATGCGTATCGTGGCTGATTTAATGGAATTTCCTTTTAAACCTGATGAAATCAATCGTAAAATGACTGCAATGTCTCGAAAAGTAGCTCAATTATCTGGATATGTTTTACAAAACATAGATATTCATGCTTCGGGTGTAGGTAAAGTTATTTTGACTAAAGCTATTATGGAACAATTTGGCGTCAAAGATGCCGAAACTTCTGCAATCGTTTCTTTACCTAGTACACTGGAAGAAGTTGTTTTGTGGGGGATATTCGTTGAACAACCAGATGGTCGTTTCCGTTGTCGATTACGTTCTAAAGGTCCCATTATTAATGAAGTAGCAAAAAAACATGATGGCGGAGGCCATCCACTAGCGAGTGGCGCCAACGCCAAGGATTTACTTGAAGTAAATCAAATTATTCAGCAATTGATTCAAGTAGCTGAGCAAAGTTAA
- a CDS encoding DRTGG domain-containing protein codes for MATKHDQIITYIETLPVGEKISVRSIAKNLSVSEGTAYRAIKEAQTNGLVSTIQRVGTIRIERKIKETFEVLTYGEVVKIIDGDILGGEEGLDKDLSKFIIGAMTEEAMVRYITPGSLMIVGNRENVQKIALEHGAAVLITGGFNTNKEIILLANKLKMPVLRTTYDSFTVATLINRAITDQLIKKEIMLVDDIYTKADQTLYLTANQLVLDYRELNNQSQHTRFPVVNKKGRLIGMVTAKDIIGKQDHVSIERVMTKNPTFAKVHMSVASVGHLMIWDGLEVIPIVEDNLMLIGIVSRQDVMKSMQSSQHQPQMGDTLSDQINENIEISTSSSKLDSSEIPYYKFKVTPQMTDNVGTLSFGLLSEVITTVAKNTLVVFQKKNAILEQMNLYYLKLVQLGSEIEIRPRVFEIGRRTAKLDIEVYTDTVLVAKATVVCQLMQKS; via the coding sequence ATGGCTACAAAACATGATCAAATCATAACCTATATTGAAACCTTACCAGTCGGGGAAAAAATTTCAGTTCGATCAATTGCAAAAAATTTGAGTGTGAGTGAAGGAACGGCTTATCGAGCTATTAAAGAGGCTCAAACGAATGGATTAGTTTCAACGATTCAAAGAGTCGGAACCATTCGTATTGAACGTAAAATAAAAGAAACTTTTGAAGTGTTAACCTATGGAGAAGTTGTGAAAATTATTGATGGCGATATCTTAGGTGGTGAAGAAGGGCTAGATAAAGATCTAAGTAAGTTTATTATTGGTGCCATGACAGAAGAAGCAATGGTTCGTTATATTACACCAGGTTCTTTAATGATTGTAGGAAATCGTGAAAATGTACAAAAAATAGCTCTTGAACATGGTGCTGCAGTGTTAATCACTGGTGGTTTTAACACAAATAAAGAAATTATTTTATTAGCGAATAAATTGAAAATGCCCGTGTTAAGGACAACATATGATTCTTTTACTGTAGCAACCTTGATCAATAGAGCAATCACAGACCAACTGATCAAAAAAGAAATTATGTTGGTGGATGATATTTATACCAAGGCTGATCAAACGCTTTATTTAACAGCCAATCAATTAGTATTAGACTATCGGGAACTGAATAATCAAAGTCAGCATACACGATTTCCAGTAGTAAATAAAAAAGGTCGTTTAATAGGAATGGTCACTGCTAAGGACATTATTGGCAAACAGGATCATGTAAGTATCGAACGAGTGATGACAAAAAATCCTACATTTGCAAAAGTGCATATGAGTGTTGCAAGTGTTGGACACTTAATGATTTGGGATGGTTTAGAAGTTATCCCTATCGTTGAAGATAATTTAATGCTTATTGGTATCGTTTCAAGGCAGGATGTTATGAAATCCATGCAATCCTCTCAACATCAACCACAAATGGGAGATACATTATCTGATCAAATCAATGAGAATATAGAAATTTCAACATCTTCTTCAAAATTAGATTCTTCTGAAATTCCTTATTATAAGTTTAAAGTTACACCTCAAATGACCGATAATGTTGGAACACTTTCATTTGGATTATTAAGTGAAGTCATCACTACTGTAGCAAAAAATACTTTGGTTGTTTTTCAAAAAAAGAATGCCATACTTGAACAAATGAATCTATATTATTTGAAATTGGTTCAACTTGGCAGTGAAATAGAAATCAGACCACGTGTTTTCGAAATAGGTAGAAGGACTGCAAAATTAGATATTGAAGTTTATACAGATACTGTTTTAGTAGCGAAAGCGACAGTAGTCTGCCAATTGATGCAAAAAAGCTAA
- a CDS encoding PBP1A family penicillin-binding protein gives MNESPFLTKIKRNLLVFWKWVKPYLIKFHQKRQRFWKRYHVNKLIFLVMLTMALVASTYLLFLAKTANVSTLKAGLEQTTTIYDVNNEEAGTLYSQKGTFVSIDNISESIEKSVISTEDKRFYKHSGFDPIGIARAAVGYVINGGNIVGGGSTITQQLAKNAYLTLDQTFIRKLKELFLAIEIEKVYTKDEILEMYLNNSYFGNGVWGVEDASQKYFGKSAVDTTLSEAATIAGMLKAPTNYNPIDNYDAAISRRNTVLDLMGTNEIVPLEEVDAIKATGLTLVDAYSGKEGYQYPSYFDAVLSEAIYTYGLSEEEVLNKGYKVYTSLNQDYQRAMDESYENNYLFQNAEDGTILESGSVALDPKTGGVFAIYGGRKEHTFRGFNYATQTVRQPGSIMKPLAVYTEALEQGYTIDSMLVDEPISYGEDNYTPENFDYQYEGEVPMYQALAESKNTSAVWLLNEIGLDNGFKKVEEFGIPLVEGAEGDGYLGLALGGLSKGVSPLQMASAYTTFANEGVMSEGHFITKIVDATGAVIADNTEPEKKKVTTPEVADQMTSMLMGVFSNGTARNNNPSGYTIAGKTGSTEVTFNDEGGTTDQWTVGYTPDIVITTWMGFDPTDEEHYMETGSSTGVGPLFKIQMENILPYTELTSFNTESAAEIIAAEEKNEVDSGDWKQEIKDTVDSLGGKVKEKSDILKDKIGNLFNGFKNKVTQ, from the coding sequence ATGAATGAATCCCCTTTTTTAACTAAGATAAAAAGAAACTTGCTTGTTTTTTGGAAATGGGTGAAACCTTATCTGATAAAGTTTCATCAAAAACGGCAACGATTTTGGAAAAGATATCATGTTAATAAACTAATTTTTTTAGTTATGTTAACTATGGCTTTAGTAGCCAGTACGTATTTATTATTTTTAGCAAAAACTGCAAACGTTTCTACGCTAAAAGCAGGTTTGGAACAAACAACGACGATTTATGATGTCAATAACGAAGAAGCCGGGACACTTTATTCACAAAAGGGGACCTTTGTTTCGATTGATAATATATCTGAATCTATTGAAAAATCTGTTATTTCAACTGAGGATAAACGCTTTTATAAACACTCAGGTTTTGACCCAATTGGGATTGCAAGGGCGGCCGTTGGGTATGTTATTAATGGAGGGAATATCGTTGGTGGCGGGAGCACGATTACCCAACAATTAGCTAAAAATGCTTATTTGACATTAGATCAAACCTTTATTCGTAAATTAAAAGAACTCTTTTTAGCTATTGAAATTGAAAAAGTCTATACTAAAGATGAAATTTTAGAAATGTACCTTAATAATTCGTACTTTGGAAATGGAGTATGGGGGGTAGAGGACGCTTCGCAAAAATATTTTGGAAAATCTGCAGTTGATACTACTTTATCAGAAGCGGCAACAATAGCTGGGATGTTAAAAGCTCCTACAAATTATAATCCTATTGATAATTATGATGCGGCTATTTCTCGAAGAAATACGGTACTGGACTTAATGGGGACAAATGAAATTGTGCCCTTAGAAGAAGTCGATGCAATAAAAGCTACAGGACTAACATTAGTAGATGCCTATTCGGGAAAAGAGGGGTATCAATACCCTTCTTACTTTGATGCTGTACTGAGTGAGGCCATCTACACATACGGTTTAAGTGAAGAAGAAGTCTTAAATAAAGGATATAAAGTTTATACTTCATTAAATCAAGATTACCAACGTGCGATGGATGAGTCTTATGAAAATAATTATTTATTTCAAAATGCAGAAGATGGGACAATTTTAGAGAGCGGTTCTGTGGCGTTAGACCCAAAAACAGGCGGAGTTTTTGCGATATATGGAGGACGAAAAGAGCATACATTTAGAGGGTTTAATTATGCTACACAAACAGTCAGACAGCCTGGTTCTATCATGAAGCCTTTAGCTGTTTATACTGAGGCTCTAGAACAAGGATACACGATTGATTCAATGCTTGTTGATGAGCCGATTTCATATGGTGAAGATAACTATACTCCTGAAAATTTTGACTATCAATATGAAGGAGAAGTCCCTATGTATCAAGCATTGGCAGAGAGCAAAAATACCTCTGCCGTATGGCTTCTAAATGAAATTGGATTAGATAATGGATTTAAAAAAGTTGAAGAATTCGGAATACCTCTTGTTGAAGGTGCTGAAGGAGATGGCTACTTAGGGTTAGCATTGGGAGGCTTAAGTAAAGGCGTATCCCCACTTCAGATGGCGAGTGCTTATACAACTTTCGCTAATGAGGGAGTCATGAGTGAAGGGCATTTCATTACTAAAATCGTTGATGCTACAGGTGCTGTCATTGCTGACAACACGGAACCCGAAAAGAAAAAAGTTACTACTCCAGAAGTGGCAGATCAAATGACGAGTATGTTGATGGGAGTATTTTCAAATGGGACAGCACGAAACAATAATCCATCAGGTTACACAATAGCCGGTAAAACTGGGAGTACTGAGGTAACCTTTAATGACGAAGGTGGTACAACCGATCAATGGACAGTGGGTTACACCCCTGATATTGTAATCACGACTTGGATGGGATTTGATCCAACGGATGAGGAGCATTATATGGAAACAGGTAGCTCTACAGGTGTCGGTCCATTGTTTAAAATACAAATGGAAAATATTTTACCTTATACAGAGTTGACATCTTTTAATACAGAAAGTGCTGCAGAAATTATTGCTGCAGAAGAAAAAAATGAAGTGGATTCTGGTGATTGGAAGCAAGAAATAAAAGATACAGTTGATTCATTAGGCGGTAAAGTAAAAGAAAAATCAGATATTTTGAAGGATAAAATTGGGAATTTATTCAATGGCTTTAAAAATAAAGTAACACAATAA